A window of the Lactuca sativa cultivar Salinas chromosome 5, Lsat_Salinas_v11, whole genome shotgun sequence genome harbors these coding sequences:
- the LOC111885341 gene encoding zinc finger BED domain-containing protein RICESLEEPER 2-like, with protein MVLTGHFVDSNWHLQKRVLSFIHLPPPHRGLEIANNLYKCLKDWCIENKVFTISVDNASNNDSAVRILSETFSRVKKLPCGGKMFHVRCCAHILNLMVQDGLSRIGHIIEDIDDSVTFINQNESRLNLFSEIVQQLQLPHRKLILECKTRWNSTYEMLSAAIKFKEVFPMYKEREPRYISCPTNEDWIKVEKVCEILEVFYSATNIISGSEYPTSNLFLNEVYRIKVLLDKKLQDPNEYYFVHDMVRCMKQKFDKYWGECNLMMLIGAILDPRCKMRVIEFCFPRIYPEQEACENIDKVKKALYELYGEYVDEYCSSGGEGNCETVVGLSGNNVNIQPSSSGWSEFAQFVRTVENIQPQKSDLDNYLEEGCYICDAGPTPFDALQWWRSNSLKYRILSRMARDILAIPITIVASEATFSAGSRVIDTYRASLAPETVEVLLCGGDWCRSLHGLKRKNKV; from the coding sequence ATGGTTCTTACAGGCCATTTTGTCGATTCTAATTGGCATTTACAGAAGCGTGTTCTTAGCTTTATTCACTTACCTCCTCCTCATCGTGGGCTTGAGATTGCCAACAATCTTTATAAGTGTTTGAAGGATTGGTGCATTGAGAATAAGGTGTTTACTATTTCGGTTGACAATGCCTCAAATAATGACTCGGCTGTTAGGATCTTAAGTGAAACTTTTTCAAGGGTTAAGAAGTTGCCTTGTGGAGGAAAGATGTTTCATGTACGTTGTTGTGCACACATCTTGAATCTTATGGTTCAAGATGGACTTTCTAGAATTGGCCATATCATTGAGGATATAGACGACTCTGTCACATTTATCAATCAAAATGAGTCAAGACTCAACTTGTTTTCTGAGATTGTGCAACAATTACAATTGCCACATAGAAAACTTATTCTTGAATGCAAGACAAGGTGGAactcaacatatgaaatgttgtcCGCTGCAATCAAATTTAAAGAGGTATTTCCAATGTACAAAGAAAGAGAGCCACGCTACATTAGTTGTCCCACAAATGAAGATTGGATAAAGGTGGAAAAGGTATGtgagattttagaagttttttacTCTGCAACTAATATTATCTCTGGTAGTGAGTATCCAACTTCAAACCTATTTCTTAATGAAGTTTATAGAATCAAAGTTTTGTTGGACAAGAAGCTTCAAGATCCTAACGAATATTATTTTGTTCATGACATGGTTCGGTGCATGAAACAAAAATTTGATAAGTATTGGGGAGAGTGCAACTTGATGATGTTGATTGGTGCTATTTTAGACCCTAGGTGCAAAATGAGGGTTATTGAGTTTTGTTTTCCTAGGATATATCCCGAACAGGAAGCTTGTGAAAATATAGACAAAGTTAAAAAAGCTTTATATGAATTGTATGGAGAATATGTGGATGAATATTGTTCTAGTGGCGGTGAAGGAAATTGTGAAACTGTTGTTGGTTTAAGTGGAAACAATGTGAACATTCAACCCTCATCTTCCGGATGGTCCGAGTTTGCTCAGTTTGTAAGAACAGTTGAAAATATACAACCACAAAAATCAGATTTAGATAATTATCTTGAAGAGGGTTGTTACATTTGTGATGCTGGCCCAACACCGTTTGATGCTTTACAATGGTGGCGATCAAATTCGTTAAAATATCGTATATTATCACGCATGGCTCGAGATATACTTGCTATTCCCATCACCATTGTTGCATCGGAAGCTACTTTTAGTGCGGGTAGTAGAGTTATTGACACATATAGAGCATCATTGGCTCCCGAAACGGTTGAAGTCTTACTTTGTGGAGGAGATTGGTGTCGAAGCCTCCATGGTTTGAAAAGAAAGAACAAGGTATGA
- the LOC128126373 gene encoding putative pentatricopeptide repeat-containing protein At1g10330, whose amino-acid sequence MFLSPESLLQLLQRFIKNSIQIKQIHSLLIISGNLLPNPNPNPNSSTFKWIPTLLYNTLIRAYLNIHLPHTTLLLFTHMLSHNIPPNPHTFPSLTKATVAAYTTPSLIAKPLYTQALKRGVLSDPFVQTSFIHLYAKSNCLSYAQKVFDEMPEPCLVSCNAMLDGFCKNGDMGSAVSFFESMPVRDVYSWTTIINGYSKRGCYDTAIRFFQRCLRDCSVKANEATFVSVLSACAHSVTFGKQIHGYIIKNENQITPFIGTSLIYLYGKTGHLDYATKVFESMLKKETCTWNAMICALSSHGKDKKILEMFDKMKIEGYHPNEVTFVGILAASSNCNLINLGLELFYSMLPQFGVVPKMEHYGCVVDLLGRSGFLAEAKDFISRMPFEADASVLGALLGACKLHGDIDLGNEVAKRLLEVDPQQCGQYIVLSSLYADVENWGHAAFLRNVMVGVGVHKPPGYSVVNSM is encoded by the coding sequence ATGTTTCTCTCGCCGGAATCTCTACTGCAACTCCTTCAACGTTTCATCAAAAACTCCATCCAAATCAAGCAAATCCATTCCCTCCTCATCATCAGCGGTAATCTCCtccctaaccctaaccctaaccccaACTCATCTACCTTCAAATGGATACCCACCTTACTCTACAACACTCTCATCAGAGCTTACCTCAATATCCATCTCCCTCACACTACCTTACTCCTTTTCACCCACATGCTTTCCCATAACATCCCACCAAACCCCCATACTTTCCCTTCACTAACCAAAGCCACCGTTGCTGCTTATACAACCCCTTCCCTCATCGCTAAACCCCTTTACACTCAAGCCCTCAAGCGCGGAGTATTATCAGATCCCTTTGTACAAACATCATTCATTCATTTGTATGCTAAAAGCAACTGTCTTTCCTATGCACAAaaggtgttcgatgaaatgcctgaaCCATGCCTTGTTTCCTGTAACGCTATGCTTGATGGGTTTTGCAAGAATGGGGATATGGGTTCTGCTGTTTCCTTCTTCGAATCAATGCCTGTGAGGGATGTTTATTCATGGACTACCATCATCAACGGGTACAGCAAGAGAGGGTGTTACGACACTGCAATTCGGTTTTTTCAAAGGTGTTTAAGAGATTGTTCTGTGAAAGCTAATGAAGCTACATTCGTTAGTGTACTTTCTGCTTGTGCTCATTCTGTTACATTTGGGAAGCAGATACATGGGTATATTATCAAGAACGAGAATCAAATAACTCCCTTTATCGGGACATCACTGATATATTTATATGGGAAAACGGGTCATTTAGATTACGCCACAAAAGTGTTTGAAAGTATGTTGAAAAAGGAAACATGCACATGGAATGCAATGATTTGTGCTCTATCTTCACATGGAAAAGACAAAAAGATTTTAGAAATGTTTGATAAGATGAAGATTGAAGGGTATCATCCAAATGAAGTTACTTTTGTTGGGATTCTTGCTGCTTCTTCAAATTGCAACCTTATAAATTTAGGTTTAGAATTATTCTACTCAATGTTGCCTCAATTTGGTGTTGTTCcaaaaatggaacattatggatGTGTGGTTGATTTATTGGGTAGATCAGGGTTTTTAGCAGAAGCAAAAGATTTCATAAGTAGGATGCCATTTGAGGCTGATGCCTCTGTTTTAGGTGCTCTTTTGGGAGCTTGTAAACTTCATGGGGATATTGATTTAGGAAATGAGGTGGCTAAAAGGCTTCTTGAGGTAGACCCTCAACAATGTggtcaatatatagttttatcgAGTCTTTATGCTGATGTTGAGAATTGGGGTCATGCTGCCTTTTTGAGGAATGTTATGGTTGGAGTAGGTGTTCATAAGCCTCCGGGTTATAGTGTGGTTAACTCAATGTAA
- the LOC122198224 gene encoding putative pentatricopeptide repeat-containing protein At1g10330 has translation MFLSPESLLQLLQRFIKNSIQIKQIHSLLIISGNLLPNPNPNPNSSTFKWIPTLLYNTLIRAYLNIHLPHTTLLLFTHMLSHNIPPNPHTFPSLTKATVAAYTTPSLIAKPLYTQALKRGVLSDPFVQTSFIHLYAKSNCLSYAQKVFDEMPEPCLVSCNAMLDGFCKNGDMGSAVSFFESMPVRDVYSWTTIINGYSKRGCYDTAIRFFQRCLRDCSVKANEATFVSVLSACAHSVTFGKQIHGYIIKNENQITPFIGTSLIYLYGKTGHLDYATKVFESMLKKETCTWNAMICALSSHGKDKKVLEMFDKMKIEGYHPNEVTFVGILAASSNCNLINLGLELFYSMLPQFGVVPKMEHYGCVVDLLGRSGFLAEAKDFISRMPFEADASVLGALLGACKLHGDIDLGNEVAKRLLEVDPQQCGQYIVLSSLYADVENWGHAAFLRNVMVGVGVHKPPGYSVVNSM, from the coding sequence ATGTTTCTCTCGCCGGAATCTCTACTGCAACTCCTTCAACGTTTCATCAAAAACTCCATCCAAATCAAGCAAATCCATTCCCTCCTCATCATCAGCGGTAATCTCCtccctaaccctaaccctaaccccaACTCATCTACCTTCAAATGGATACCCACCTTACTCTACAACACTCTCATCAGAGCTTACCTCAATATCCATCTCCCTCACACTACCTTACTCCTTTTCACCCACATGCTTTCCCATAACATCCCACCAAACCCCCATACTTTCCCTTCACTAACCAAAGCCACCGTTGCTGCTTATACAACCCCTTCCCTCATCGCTAAACCCCTTTACACTCAAGCCCTCAAGCGCGGAGTATTATCAGATCCCTTTGTACAAACATCATTCATTCATTTGTATGCTAAAAGCAACTGTCTTTCCTATGCACAAaaggtgttcgatgaaatgcctgaaCCATGCCTTGTTTCCTGTAACGCTATGCTTGATGGGTTTTGCAAGAATGGGGATATGGGTTCTGCTGTTTCCTTCTTCGAATCAATGCCTGTGAGGGATGTTTATTCATGGACTACCATCATCAACGGGTACAGCAAGAGAGGGTGTTACGACACTGCAATTCGGTTTTTTCAAAGGTGTTTAAGAGATTGTTCTGTGAAAGCTAATGAAGCTACATTCGTTAGTGTACTTTCTGCTTGTGCTCATTCTGTTACATTTGGGAAGCAGATACATGGGTATATTATCAAGAACGAGAATCAAATAACTCCCTTTATCGGGACATCACTGATATATTTATATGGGAAAACGGGTCATTTAGATTACGCCACAAAAGTGTTTGAAAGTATGTTGAAAAAGGAAACATGCACATGGAATGCAATGATTTGTGCTCTATCTTCACATGGAAAAGACAAAAAGGTTTTAGAAATGTTTGATAAGATGAAGATTGAAGGGTATCATCCAAATGAAGTTACTTTTGTTGGGATTCTTGCTGCTTCTTCAAATTGCAACCTTATAAATTTAGGTTTAGAATTATTCTACTCAATGTTGCCTCAATTTGGTGTTGTTCcaaaaatggaacattatggatGTGTGGTTGATTTATTGGGTAGATCAGGGTTTTTAGCAGAAGCAAAAGATTTCATAAGTAGGATGCCATTTGAGGCTGATGCCTCTGTTTTAGGTGCTCTTTTGGGAGCTTGTAAACTTCATGGGGATATTGATTTAGGAAATGAGGTGGCTAAAAGGCTTCTTGAGGTAGACCCTCAACAATGTggtcaatatatagttttatcgAGTCTTTATGCTGATGTTGAGAATTGGGGTCATGCTGCCTTTTTGAGGAATGTTATGGTTGGAGTAGGTGTTCATAAGCCTCCGGGTTATAGTGTGGTTAACTCAATGTAA